One Gossypium hirsutum isolate 1008001.06 chromosome A11, Gossypium_hirsutum_v2.1, whole genome shotgun sequence genomic window carries:
- the LOC107892718 gene encoding ankyrin repeat domain-containing protein 13C-B, whose translation MEDLSKYAHSPAHLAVARREYAGLRRIISTLPRLAKAGEVNTEVESLEAEERADAVSSVIDRRDVPGRETPLHLAVRLRDPISAEILMVAGADWSLQNEQGWSALQEAVCTREEAIAITIARHYQPLAWAKWCRRLPRIVASAARIRDFYMEMSFHFESSVIPFIGRIAPSDTYRIWKRGSNLRADMTLAGFDGFRIQRSDQTFLFLGEGYTSEDGNLSLPAGSLIVLSHKEKEVTNALEGAGAQPTESEIAHEVQMMSQTNMYRPGIDVTQAELVPHLNWRRQERSEMVGNWKAKIYDMLHVTVSVKSRRVPGAMTDEELFSVDDEERMANSGEQDEYDDVLTAEERMQLNSALRMGNSDGVCDDDEHGVVDCQENGSAGGYENCESNGVAKEKKSWFGWNKKGSKNSDDPDDSKIGKFSKSAPEGSNQRQVDNHRSSSEFAKEDAVDGKKRKDKSSKKKKKKGGNSDDKHESEYKKGLRPVLWLTPDFPLKTEELLPLLDILANKVKAIRRLRELLTTKLPSGTFPVKVAIPIVPTIRVLVTFTKFEELQPMEEFATPPSSPVHFQDAKSKESEGSTSWISWMRGSRGGQSSDSDSHRYRDEVDPFHIPTGYTWVDANEKKRRMKAKKAKSKKHKRQAAAAKGGDGGQQQVTEEVEE comes from the exons ATGGAGGATCTTTCCAAGTATGCCCATAGTCCAGCTCATTTAGCTGTTGCTCGCCGTGAGTATGCTGGGCTTAGGCGCATTATCTCAACACTCCCTCGGCTTGCCAAGGCTGGCGAGGTTAATACTGAAGTTGAATCTCTTGAGGCTGAGGAACGGGCTGATGCTGTCTCGTCTGTCATAGATCGTCGTGATGTCCCAGGTAGGGAGACTCCGCTGCATTTAGCAGTGCGATTGAGAGATCCGATCTCAGCGGAGATTTTGATGGTGGCTGGAGCAGATTGGAGTCTTCAGAATGAGCAGGGTTGGAGTGCTTTGCAAGAAGCGGTTTGCACAAGGGAAGAGGCAATCGCCATTACTATTGCTCGACACTACCAGCCGCTTGCCTGGGCAAAATGGTGTCGCAGACTTCCCAGGATTGTTGCCTCAGCAGCTCGTATCCGTGATTTTTACATGGAGATGTCTTTTCATTTTGAAAGTTCAGTCATTCCATTTATTGGACGCATTGCACCATCAGACACTTACCGCATTTGGAAGCGGGGTTCAAATCTCCGCGCTGATATGACACTTGCTGGATTTGATGGGTTCCGCATTCAAAGATCAGACCAAACATTTCTCTTTCTAGGGGAAGGCTACACTTCTGAGGATGGGAATCTTTCTCTTCCTGCAGGCTCTTTGATTGTTCTTTCTCATAAGGAAAAAGAAGTTACAAATGCCTTAGAGGGGGCTGGTGCACAACCAACTGAATCAGAAATCGCTCATGAAGTGCAAATGATGTCTCAAACTAATATGTATAGGCCCGGTATTGATGTCACTCAGGCTGAGCTTGTTCCTCATTTGAATTGGAGGCGACAAGAGAGAAGTGAGATGGTTGGAAACTGGAAGGCTAAAATTTATGATATGCTTCATGTGACAGTCAGCGTGAAGTCAAGGAGAGTTCCTGGTGCAATGACTGATGAAGAGCTTTTTTCTGTGGATGATGAAGAAAGGATGGCAAATAGCGGTGAACAGGATGAGTATGATGATGTATTGACAGCTGAGGAAAGGATGCAGTTGAATTCGGCGCTTCGTATGGGAAATTCAGATGGTGTTTGTGATGATGATGAGCATGGAGTTGTCGACTGTCAAGAAAATGGTTCAGCAGGTGGCTATGAAAATTGTGAATCAAATGGTGTTGCTAAGGAGAAGAAGAGCTGGTTTGGCTGGAATAAGAAAGGCTCAAAGAACAGTGATGATCCTGATGATTCAAAGATTGGAAAGTTCTCAAAATCGGCTCCTGAAGGTAGCAATCAGAGACAAGTTGATAATCATAGATCGTCATCTGAATTTGCGAAGGAAGATGCTGTCGATGGCAAGAAGCGTAAAGATAAAAGcagcaagaagaagaagaagaaagggggCAATAGTGATGATAAACATGAAAGTGAGTATAAGAAGGGTTTGAGACCTGTTTTGTGGTTAACACCAGATTTCCCTTTAAAGACAGAGGAACTCCTGCCTTTACTTGACATATTAGCCAACAAAGTCAAGGCTATAAGGAGATTAAGGGAGCTTTTAACAACTAAACTGCCATCGGGCACATTTCCAGTCAAG GTTGCCATCCCTATTGTCCCAACTATTCGAGTCCTTGTCACTTTCACTAAATTTGAGGAGCTTCAGCCAATGGAGGAGTTTGCAACTCCTCCTTCCAGCCCGGTTCATTTCCAGGATGCCAAGTCAAAAGAATCAGAGGGTTCAACATCATGGATTTCGTGGATGAGAGGGAGTCGTGGTGGCCAGTCAAGTGATAGTGATAGCCACCGGTATAGGGACGAGGTTGATCCTTTCCACATACCAACCGGCTATACCTGGGTTGATGCAAATGAGAAAAAACGTCGCATGAAAGCTAAGAAAGCCAAAAGCAAGAAGCACAAAAGGCAGGCAGCAGCAGCTAAAGGCGGGGATGGAGGTCAGCAGCAGGTGACTGAAGAGGTGGAAGAATAA
- the LOC107892726 gene encoding diphthine--ammonia ligase isoform X1, whose protein sequence is MKVVALVSGGKDSCYAMMKCIQYGHQIVAVANLLPADDLVDELDSYMYQTVGHQIIVSYAECMGVPLFRRRIQGSTRHHKLSYQRTPGDEVEDMFILLNEVKKQIPSITAVSSGAIASDYQRLRVESVCSRLGLVSLAYLWKQDQSLLLQEMITNEIMAITVKVAAMGLDPAKHLGKEIAFLEPYLHKLKDLYGINVCGEGGEYETLTLDCPLFQNARIMLDDFQVVLHSSDSIAPVGVLHPLKFHLESKQSNSLSGNNKTNDLCRENISSIFEVQGVNLEECKAPGEPGPEVNDLIEVSSHRLHLSKTEKDTTFSICCWLQDTSGPSTGLQGDLKLILRQIELQLEGCGLGWEHVLYIHLYISDMDQFTQANETYVRFITQDKCPFGVPSRSTIELPLIQAGLGRAYIEVLVANDQSKRVLHVQSISCWAPSCIGPYSQATLHKEMLHMAGQLGLDPPTMTLCDGGSTAELQSALQNSEAIAKCFNCSISTSAILFVVYCSTNIPLDERPKIHDNLDTFAKQLKLSHLDKGTKPEVLDPIFLYILVPDLPKRALVEIKPILYVPETVETPEETSCQLSSIVAPSSFGFQPADWPDSCIQKCVIPGKICAVVLSITSVVAMKICSDSMNADWSNNNHQNSLTESQMKRISRFCIFLLNKTIIENDFSWKDTMSLRLYFPPNLHVPMETLSNLFADGFKELDQMNGGSKVGGKPIFNLVPVLGAGISAACTNDIITCELFAGKS, encoded by the exons TAATTTATTACCAGCTGATGATTTAGTGGATGAGTTGGATAGCTACATGTACCAAACT gtAGGGCACCAAATAATTGTAAGCTATGCAGAATGCATGGGAGTTCCATTGTTCCGAAGGCGAATACAAGGATCCACAAG GCACCATAAACTTAGCTACCAAAGGACACCGGGTGATGAAGTTGAAGATATGTTTATTTTGTTGAATGAAGTTAAGAAGCAGATACCTTCTATAACAGCAGTTTCTTCTGGTGCAATTGCGTCAGATTATCAAAGGCTACGGGTGGAAAGTGTCTGTTCAAGGTTAGGGCTTGTTTCTCTGGCATATTTGTGGAAACAAGATCAATCATTGCTTCTTCAAGAAATG ATAACGAATGAAATTATGGCTATCACAGTCAAG GTTGCAGCCATGGGGCTGGACCCTGCGAAGCACTTGGGCAAAGAAATAGCATTCTTGGAACCTTATCTTCATAAACTGAAAGA CTTGTATGGAATAAATGTATGTGGCGAGGGAGGGGAGTATGAAACCCTGACTCTTGACTGCCCACTCTTCCAG AATGCTCGAATTATGCTTGATGACTTCCAAGTTGTACTGCACTCTTCAGATTCCATAGCTCCAGTTGGAGTGCTGCATCCATTGAAATTTCATTTGGAAAGTAAGCAGTCCAACTCATTAAGTGGTAATAACAAAACCAATGATCTCTGTCGGGAGAATATCAGTTCTATATTCGAAGTGCAAGGAGTAAACCTGGAAGAATGCAAAGCTCCAGGCGAGCCTGGTCCTGAAGTTAATGATTTGATTGAAGTTTCAAGTCATAGGCTTCACCTCTCTAAAACGGAAAAAGATACTACATTTTCTATTTGTTGTTGGTTGCAAGATACATCAGGACCTTCCACGG GTTTGCAAGGAGACCTGAAGCTGATCCTTAGGCAAATTGAGTTGCAGCTTGAAGGATGTGGTTTAGGTTGGGAGCATGTGCTTTATATCCATCTCTACATTTCTGATATGGATCAGTTCACTCAGGCAAATGAGACATATGTGAGATTTATTACCCAGGATAAATGCCCTTTTGGTGTTCCATCGCGAAGTACTATTGAACTTCCTTTAATTCAAGCGGGTTTAGGGAGAGCGTATATTGAAGTTCTAGTGGCCAATGATCAGAGCAAAAGAGTTTTGCATGTTCAAAGTATTTCATGCTGGGCACCAAGTTGCATTGGACCTTATAGCCAG GCAACTTTGCATAAGGAGATGCTACACATGGCTGGTCAGCTGGGACTCGATCCACCGACAATGACTCTATGTGATGGTGGCTCAACTGCAGAACTTCAATCGGCCCTTCAGAACAGTGAGGCAATAGCAAAATGCTTTAATTGTTCAATTTCTACTTCTGCTATTCTCTTTGTGGTTTACTGCTCGACGAATATTCCATTAGATGAGAGACCAAAAATTCACGACAATCTGGATACATTTGCGAAACAACTTAAGCTGTCTCATTTGGATAAAGGGACCAAGCCTGAAGTGCTTGATCCTATTTTCCTTTATATTCTAGTTCCAGATCTGCCGAAAAG AGCACTTGTAGAAATAAAGCCGATTCTTTATGTCCCAGAGACTGTGGAAACACCTGAAGAAACTTCCTGTCAACTTTCTAGCATAGTGGCACCTAGTTCTTTTGGTTTTCAACCTGCAGATTGGCCTGATTCATGTATTCAGAAATGTGTCATTCCCGGAAAGATATGTGCGGTGGTTTTGTCAATCACAAGTGTAGTTGCTATGAAGATTTGTTCAGATTCTATGAATGCTGATTGGAGCAACAATAATCATCAGAATTCTCTCACAGAGAGTCAAATGAAAAGAATATCTaggttttgcatctttcttctaAACAAAACCATTATCGAAAATGATTTTTCTTGGAAAGACACTATG AGTTTGAGACTCTACTTCCCACCTAACCTTCATGTGCCTATGGAGACATTATCAAACTTGTTTGCGGATGGATTCAAGGAACTTGATCAGATGAATGGTGGTAGCAAAGTAGGCGGGAAGCCTATCTTCAATCTTGTTCCGGTCCTAGGTGCCGGAATATCTGCTGCATGTACAAATGATATAATCACCTGTGAGCTGTTTGCTGGGAAATCTTGA
- the LOC107892726 gene encoding diphthine--ammonia ligase isoform X2, with protein MQNAWEFHCSEGEYKDPQGKPFKRVLWHHKLSYQRTPGDEVEDMFILLNEVKKQIPSITAVSSGAIASDYQRLRVESVCSRLGLVSLAYLWKQDQSLLLQEMITNEIMAITVKVAAMGLDPAKHLGKEIAFLEPYLHKLKDLYGINVCGEGGEYETLTLDCPLFQNARIMLDDFQVVLHSSDSIAPVGVLHPLKFHLESKQSNSLSGNNKTNDLCRENISSIFEVQGVNLEECKAPGEPGPEVNDLIEVSSHRLHLSKTEKDTTFSICCWLQDTSGPSTGLQGDLKLILRQIELQLEGCGLGWEHVLYIHLYISDMDQFTQANETYVRFITQDKCPFGVPSRSTIELPLIQAGLGRAYIEVLVANDQSKRVLHVQSISCWAPSCIGPYSQATLHKEMLHMAGQLGLDPPTMTLCDGGSTAELQSALQNSEAIAKCFNCSISTSAILFVVYCSTNIPLDERPKIHDNLDTFAKQLKLSHLDKGTKPEVLDPIFLYILVPDLPKRALVEIKPILYVPETVETPEETSCQLSSIVAPSSFGFQPADWPDSCIQKCVIPGKICAVVLSITSVVAMKICSDSMNADWSNNNHQNSLTESQMKRISRFCIFLLNKTIIENDFSWKDTMSLRLYFPPNLHVPMETLSNLFADGFKELDQMNGGSKVGGKPIFNLVPVLGAGISAACTNDIITCELFAGKS; from the exons ATGCAGAATGCATGGGAGTTCCATTGTTCCGAAGGCGAATACAAGGATCCACAAGGCAAGCCCTTTAAACGAGTATTGTG GCACCATAAACTTAGCTACCAAAGGACACCGGGTGATGAAGTTGAAGATATGTTTATTTTGTTGAATGAAGTTAAGAAGCAGATACCTTCTATAACAGCAGTTTCTTCTGGTGCAATTGCGTCAGATTATCAAAGGCTACGGGTGGAAAGTGTCTGTTCAAGGTTAGGGCTTGTTTCTCTGGCATATTTGTGGAAACAAGATCAATCATTGCTTCTTCAAGAAATG ATAACGAATGAAATTATGGCTATCACAGTCAAG GTTGCAGCCATGGGGCTGGACCCTGCGAAGCACTTGGGCAAAGAAATAGCATTCTTGGAACCTTATCTTCATAAACTGAAAGA CTTGTATGGAATAAATGTATGTGGCGAGGGAGGGGAGTATGAAACCCTGACTCTTGACTGCCCACTCTTCCAG AATGCTCGAATTATGCTTGATGACTTCCAAGTTGTACTGCACTCTTCAGATTCCATAGCTCCAGTTGGAGTGCTGCATCCATTGAAATTTCATTTGGAAAGTAAGCAGTCCAACTCATTAAGTGGTAATAACAAAACCAATGATCTCTGTCGGGAGAATATCAGTTCTATATTCGAAGTGCAAGGAGTAAACCTGGAAGAATGCAAAGCTCCAGGCGAGCCTGGTCCTGAAGTTAATGATTTGATTGAAGTTTCAAGTCATAGGCTTCACCTCTCTAAAACGGAAAAAGATACTACATTTTCTATTTGTTGTTGGTTGCAAGATACATCAGGACCTTCCACGG GTTTGCAAGGAGACCTGAAGCTGATCCTTAGGCAAATTGAGTTGCAGCTTGAAGGATGTGGTTTAGGTTGGGAGCATGTGCTTTATATCCATCTCTACATTTCTGATATGGATCAGTTCACTCAGGCAAATGAGACATATGTGAGATTTATTACCCAGGATAAATGCCCTTTTGGTGTTCCATCGCGAAGTACTATTGAACTTCCTTTAATTCAAGCGGGTTTAGGGAGAGCGTATATTGAAGTTCTAGTGGCCAATGATCAGAGCAAAAGAGTTTTGCATGTTCAAAGTATTTCATGCTGGGCACCAAGTTGCATTGGACCTTATAGCCAG GCAACTTTGCATAAGGAGATGCTACACATGGCTGGTCAGCTGGGACTCGATCCACCGACAATGACTCTATGTGATGGTGGCTCAACTGCAGAACTTCAATCGGCCCTTCAGAACAGTGAGGCAATAGCAAAATGCTTTAATTGTTCAATTTCTACTTCTGCTATTCTCTTTGTGGTTTACTGCTCGACGAATATTCCATTAGATGAGAGACCAAAAATTCACGACAATCTGGATACATTTGCGAAACAACTTAAGCTGTCTCATTTGGATAAAGGGACCAAGCCTGAAGTGCTTGATCCTATTTTCCTTTATATTCTAGTTCCAGATCTGCCGAAAAG AGCACTTGTAGAAATAAAGCCGATTCTTTATGTCCCAGAGACTGTGGAAACACCTGAAGAAACTTCCTGTCAACTTTCTAGCATAGTGGCACCTAGTTCTTTTGGTTTTCAACCTGCAGATTGGCCTGATTCATGTATTCAGAAATGTGTCATTCCCGGAAAGATATGTGCGGTGGTTTTGTCAATCACAAGTGTAGTTGCTATGAAGATTTGTTCAGATTCTATGAATGCTGATTGGAGCAACAATAATCATCAGAATTCTCTCACAGAGAGTCAAATGAAAAGAATATCTaggttttgcatctttcttctaAACAAAACCATTATCGAAAATGATTTTTCTTGGAAAGACACTATG AGTTTGAGACTCTACTTCCCACCTAACCTTCATGTGCCTATGGAGACATTATCAAACTTGTTTGCGGATGGATTCAAGGAACTTGATCAGATGAATGGTGGTAGCAAAGTAGGCGGGAAGCCTATCTTCAATCTTGTTCCGGTCCTAGGTGCCGGAATATCTGCTGCATGTACAAATGATATAATCACCTGTGAGCTGTTTGCTGGGAAATCTTGA